A genome region from Dolichospermum compactum NIES-806 includes the following:
- a CDS encoding RluA family pseudouridine synthase → MIYLHPLSDFISSNLIITSAQPNYYYEGKCPQTGEIVRLPRTPLAEAIANSLMQQLEQNHLYSQEGKMYGILLVELPNGEQRVIKAFSGLLNGNSMLKGWVSPIPGREEVVLLETQTLAKLEAIKQEIISLEKLSEREEYKTLSAEYTQQLQALSLHHYRSKLQRQTQRQEFWQTLTDESLKIALEQLETESRLQGIERRHLKRRQNEILQPLQKIITSADQKIAALKQQRKQLSRHLQTEMHAAYSLTNFQGQSLSLQQLLPAGTPTGTGECCAPKLLHYAATHQLKPLAMAEFWWGNSTVEDKIQGEFYGACLERCQPLMGFLLSGFKPNNVEIIYEDEWLIAVNKSSGLLSVPGRYFHNQDSVISRLRYLYNQEIIAGHRLDQDTSGILLIAKDAVTYSQISKQFQKRQVSKVYEALLTGSLAINEGEINLPLWGNPDNRPYQEVNLAQGKPSLTRFCVMDREGDYTRVEFVPITGRTHQLRVHAADKRGLGMSILGDKLYGYHQNIRRLYLHARELKFQHPRVNKILHLQVKTPF, encoded by the coding sequence ATGATTTATCTGCATCCGCTTTCAGACTTTATCTCATCTAATTTGATTATTACTTCAGCACAGCCTAACTATTACTATGAAGGAAAATGCCCCCAAACCGGGGAAATAGTCAGGTTACCCCGTACCCCTTTAGCGGAAGCTATAGCTAATAGTCTTATGCAACAGCTTGAGCAAAATCATCTTTATTCCCAGGAGGGAAAAATGTATGGTATTTTGTTGGTTGAATTACCCAATGGTGAACAAAGAGTTATTAAAGCATTTTCTGGTTTATTAAATGGTAATAGTATGCTTAAAGGTTGGGTTTCACCAATTCCTGGTAGGGAAGAAGTGGTTTTATTAGAAACTCAGACTTTAGCCAAGTTAGAAGCCATTAAACAAGAAATTATTAGCCTTGAGAAACTTTCAGAAAGAGAAGAATATAAAACTCTATCTGCTGAATATACTCAACAGTTACAGGCTCTTAGTTTACACCATTATCGTAGCAAACTACAACGACAGACACAACGTCAAGAATTTTGGCAAACTCTCACGGATGAATCTCTGAAAATTGCGCTGGAACAATTGGAAACAGAAAGTCGTCTACAAGGAATTGAACGTCGCCATCTTAAACGTCGTCAAAATGAAATTTTACAACCTTTACAGAAAATTATAACATCAGCAGATCAGAAAATTGCCGCACTAAAACAACAGCGTAAACAACTATCCCGACATTTACAAACAGAAATGCACGCTGCTTATAGCTTAACTAATTTTCAAGGACAATCTTTATCTCTACAGCAATTATTACCAGCAGGAACACCAACTGGAACAGGAGAATGTTGCGCTCCTAAATTATTACATTATGCAGCTACTCATCAACTAAAACCTTTAGCAATGGCTGAATTTTGGTGGGGTAATTCTACTGTAGAGGATAAAATACAGGGAGAATTTTATGGTGCTTGTTTGGAAAGATGTCAGCCTTTAATGGGATTTTTATTGTCAGGATTCAAGCCAAATAATGTAGAAATAATTTATGAAGATGAATGGCTAATTGCTGTCAATAAATCATCAGGACTATTATCTGTTCCTGGTCGTTATTTTCATAATCAAGATAGTGTAATTAGTCGTTTACGTTATTTATATAATCAAGAAATAATTGCGGGACATCGTTTAGATCAGGATACTTCGGGAATTTTATTAATTGCTAAAGATGCAGTTACTTATTCTCAAATAAGTAAACAATTCCAAAAAAGACAAGTATCTAAAGTTTATGAAGCTTTGCTTACAGGTTCTCTAGCTATTAATGAAGGTGAAATTAATTTACCTTTGTGGGGAAATCCTGACAATCGCCCTTATCAAGAAGTGAATTTAGCACAGGGTAAACCTAGTTTAACTCGCTTTTGCGTAATGGACAGGGAAGGAGATTATACTCGTGTGGAATTTGTACCCATTACCGGACGTACCCATCAATTACGGGTTCATGCGGCGGATAAGAGAGGACTGGGAATGAGTATTTTGGGGGATAAACTCTATGGTTATCATCAGAATATTCGGAGATTATATCTGCACGCAAGGGAGTTGAAGTTTCAGCATCCTCGTGTAAATAAAATCTTGCATTTACAGGTAAAAACACCGTTTTAA
- a CDS encoding NAD(P)-dependent oxidoreductase, with protein sequence MKVAFLGTGLMGLPMAQRLLAAEIELIAYNRTPEKLEPLRAAGAQIVTKPREAIRAADCIVLMLSNAAAIYHVLLTDTSWHTLSGRSIIQMGTINPLESQEIRDTVVAAGGEYIEAPVLGSIPEAKTGKLIVMVGGEEEQYQRHLKLLQHFGENPVYIGAVGSASNLTLALNQLIASLTTSFALSLAYIQLQGIDVDLFMQVLRESKLYAPTFDQNLRRMLDGNYNNANLPTKQLIKEIDLFISEAKSLGLNLNSIEGVRQILHATMKMSYPEDDYSSVFPAIREWGEVSGG encoded by the coding sequence ATGAAGGTGGCATTTCTGGGAACTGGATTGATGGGACTACCGATGGCTCAAAGGTTATTAGCTGCCGAAATAGAGCTAATTGCCTATAATCGCACCCCAGAAAAATTAGAACCGCTACGGGCAGCAGGGGCGCAAATTGTGACCAAACCCCGCGAAGCCATCCGTGCTGCTGACTGTATAGTGCTAATGCTTTCTAACGCCGCAGCTATTTATCATGTCCTACTCACAGATACTTCTTGGCATACTTTATCAGGACGCAGCATCATTCAAATGGGGACGATTAATCCCTTAGAAAGCCAAGAAATCAGAGATACAGTAGTTGCGGCTGGTGGTGAATATATAGAAGCTCCCGTCCTGGGTAGTATTCCCGAAGCTAAAACTGGCAAATTAATTGTCATGGTCGGTGGAGAGGAAGAACAGTATCAACGGCATTTAAAGTTACTCCAACATTTTGGAGAAAATCCTGTATATATAGGCGCTGTGGGTTCTGCCTCTAACCTCACCTTGGCACTTAATCAACTGATTGCTTCTCTGACAACTAGCTTTGCTCTGAGTTTGGCGTATATTCAGTTGCAAGGCATTGATGTTGATTTGTTTATGCAAGTTCTGCGCGAAAGTAAACTTTATGCCCCTACTTTTGATCAAAATTTGCGGCGGATGTTAGATGGCAATTATAATAACGCCAACTTGCCGACAAAACAACTGATCAAAGAAATAGATTTATTTATCTCGGAAGCGAAATCCTTGGGTTTGAATCTCAACAGCATTGAGGGTGTAAGGCAAATTTTACACGCAACTATGAAAATGTCCTATCCAGAAGATGATTACTCATCGGTATTTCCAGCAATTCGGGAATGGGGTGAAGTCAGTGGAGGTTAA
- a CDS encoding DevA family ABC transporter ATP-binding protein, whose amino-acid sequence MSLEVTTIPSEVISSSETVISVSNLNHYFGKGTLQKQVLFDINLEINAGEIVIMTGPSGSGKTTLLSLMGGLRSSQNGSLQILGQEMSGAKKSQLTKLRRQIGYIFQAHNLMSFLTAKENVRMSLELHENHLNGDINAKATAMLDHVGLGEHINYYPENLSGGQKQRVAIARALVSHPKIVLADEPTASLDKQSGRDVVELMQMLAKEQNCTILLVTHDNRILDIADRIIYMEDGQLKSDGVDMGVKVN is encoded by the coding sequence ATGTCATTGGAAGTTACAACTATTCCTTCTGAAGTTATTTCTAGTTCAGAAACAGTTATTTCTGTTAGTAATCTCAATCATTATTTTGGTAAAGGCACACTACAAAAACAAGTATTGTTTGACATTAATTTAGAGATTAATGCGGGTGAAATTGTTATTATGACTGGTCCTTCGGGTTCAGGTAAAACTACCCTTTTATCATTAATGGGGGGTTTACGTTCTTCCCAAAATGGCAGTTTACAAATATTAGGACAGGAAATGTCCGGTGCAAAAAAATCACAATTAACTAAATTGCGTCGCCAAATTGGTTATATTTTTCAAGCACATAATTTGATGAGTTTTTTAACAGCCAAAGAAAATGTCCGAATGTCTTTGGAGTTACATGAAAATCATCTCAATGGCGATATTAATGCTAAAGCTACAGCAATGTTAGATCACGTCGGTTTAGGAGAACATATTAATTACTATCCAGAAAATTTATCAGGTGGACAAAAACAACGGGTAGCTATAGCTCGCGCTTTAGTCAGTCATCCCAAAATAGTCTTAGCAGATGAACCGACAGCTTCATTAGATAAACAATCGGGACGTGATGTGGTGGAATTAATGCAAATGTTAGCAAAAGAACAAAATTGCACCATCTTATTAGTCACCCATGATAACCGGATTCTGGATATAGCTGATCGGATTATTTACATGGAAGATGGACAATTAAAAAGTGATGGTGTAGATATGGGAGTCAAAGTAAATTGA
- a CDS encoding DUF29 domain-containing protein translates to MNHQLYEQDFNLWRETLITQIKEKHFHDIDWEHLLLELDDMGKSEKRSFLSNLTILIAHLLKLTVQADAPEMMKGSWYSSITEHRFRIKKDLQENPSFKNYLHEVIFIAQI, encoded by the coding sequence ATGAACCATCAACTATATGAACAAGATTTTAATCTTTGGAGAGAAACTCTCATTACACAAATCAAAGAAAAACATTTTCATGATATTGATTGGGAACATTTACTATTAGAACTGGATGATATGGGTAAATCGGAAAAACGGTCTTTCTTGAGTAATTTAACAATTTTAATTGCTCACTTACTCAAGTTAACTGTTCAAGCTGATGCTCCTGAAATGATGAAAGGAAGTTGGTACAGTTCTATTACTGAACATCGTTTTAGAATTAAAAAAGATTTACAAGAAAATCCTTCTTTTAAGAATTATCTGCATGAAGTAATTTTTATAGCTCAAATATAA
- a CDS encoding DUF6972 family protein codes for MQRLLQREGFVHVFNDEATMLRVAQAIIENGEFTGIIRNNERYGLYFASAIGYRIDINGSQIPLHYGEIKVTGDKYHVIPRTRPSQ; via the coding sequence ATGCAAAGATTATTGCAGCGAGAAGGGTTTGTTCATGTCTTTAACGATGAAGCAACAATGCTCAGGGTAGCACAAGCCATAATAGAAAATGGCGAGTTCACGGGTATCATTCGTAATAATGAACGATATGGACTCTATTTTGCCAGCGCAATTGGCTATAGAATAGATATTAATGGCAGTCAAATTCCTCTGCATTATGGTGAAATAAAAGTCACTGGAGATAAATATCATGTCATTCCCCGCACCCGACCTAGCCAATAA
- a CDS encoding helix-turn-helix transcriptional regulator: MIFNEWQYNITKAQMKKFELALAQFYSKPVPEDENQKLRHEARIASLQSQIGEFIEEIEEYENLKNNQGKIERLQYDSLEKLPEALIKARIIRGHTQESFAKLLGVKPQQVQRDEANGYASASLTKLLKIQHTLNLEIREEIIFK, from the coding sequence ATGATTTTCAATGAATGGCAGTACAATATTACTAAGGCGCAGATGAAAAAATTTGAGTTAGCATTAGCTCAATTTTATAGTAAACCAGTTCCAGAAGATGAAAACCAAAAGCTACGCCATGAGGCTCGTATTGCCTCACTACAAAGCCAAATTGGGGAGTTTATTGAAGAGATAGAAGAGTATGAAAATCTCAAAAACAATCAAGGTAAAATTGAGCGATTGCAATATGATAGTTTAGAAAAATTACCAGAAGCACTCATCAAAGCGCGGATTATTCGCGGACATACCCAAGAGAGTTTTGCCAAACTTTTAGGAGTTAAACCTCAACAGGTGCAACGTGATGAAGCAAATGGATATGCTAGTGCTAGTTTGACAAAACTTTTGAAAATTCAACACACTCTCAATTTAGAAATTCGGGAGGAAATTATTTTTAAATAA
- a CDS encoding ABC exporter membrane fusion protein — MSYKLSFKSPSPGLIGLMVAATTIPLGIVIYGVSSFGQLGKTSVTESKSIAPAPQIVTALGRLEPETEIIKLSAPLALDGDRIAAVLVKEGDNLKVGQVIAILQSRNQLKNAVIQSTKQVEVAKAKLAQIKAGAKLGEIQEQSAIVERIKAQYAGDRQAQEENIARISAQWEGDRIAQTATINKLTAELKNAESEYKRYEKLFSEGAISNSVIDSKRLNVETAKQTLSESQAILNRINTTANKQLAEAKVALNRINTTSNKQIRETQAKLNSIAEVRPVDVQLAQTEIESAIANLNQSKTELEAAYIRAPMAGQIIKIHTRVGEKIGDQGVADFAQTNKMMAVAEVYQTDISKVKLGQKAIITSQGFSGKLQGKVQQIGLQVNRQNVFSDQPGENLDSRIVEVKIRLTSEDSKKVSGLTNLQVQTAIKL, encoded by the coding sequence ATGAGTTATAAACTGTCGTTCAAGTCCCCAAGTCCAGGTTTGATTGGTTTAATGGTTGCGGCTACTACGATTCCATTAGGAATTGTTATTTATGGAGTTTCTAGTTTTGGACAATTGGGTAAAACTTCTGTCACAGAATCAAAATCAATTGCTCCTGCTCCTCAAATAGTTACCGCTTTAGGAAGACTAGAACCAGAAACGGAAATAATTAAGTTATCTGCACCTTTAGCATTGGATGGCGATCGCATTGCCGCAGTTTTAGTTAAAGAAGGTGATAACCTAAAAGTAGGTCAGGTAATTGCTATTTTACAATCTCGTAATCAATTAAAAAATGCGGTTATTCAAAGTACGAAACAGGTCGAAGTTGCTAAAGCCAAACTTGCACAAATTAAAGCTGGGGCTAAATTAGGAGAAATTCAAGAACAGTCAGCAATTGTTGAACGAATTAAAGCCCAATATGCAGGAGACAGACAAGCACAAGAGGAAAATATTGCTCGCATATCAGCCCAATGGGAAGGTGATAGAATTGCCCAAACAGCAACTATTAATAAACTTACAGCAGAACTTAAAAATGCGGAATCAGAATATAAACGCTATGAAAAGTTATTTTCCGAAGGGGCAATTTCTAATTCTGTAATTGATAGTAAACGTTTAAATGTAGAAACTGCTAAACAGACATTAAGTGAGTCCCAAGCTATTCTCAATCGGATTAATACTACAGCTAATAAACAATTAGCAGAAGCTAAAGTTGCCCTCAATCGGATTAATACTACTAGCAATAAACAAATTAGGGAAACTCAAGCGAAACTGAATAGTATTGCCGAAGTTCGTCCTGTAGATGTGCAGTTAGCGCAAACAGAAATTGAAAGTGCGATCGCTAATCTCAATCAGTCCAAAACTGAACTAGAAGCAGCTTATATTCGCGCCCCTATGGCGGGACAAATTATCAAAATTCATACCCGCGTCGGTGAAAAAATTGGTGATCAGGGAGTTGCTGACTTTGCCCAAACTAACAAAATGATGGCAGTAGCAGAAGTGTATCAAACCGATATTAGTAAAGTCAAATTAGGACAAAAAGCCATCATTACCAGTCAAGGATTTTCAGGAAAATTACAAGGTAAAGTACAGCAAATTGGGTTACAAGTCAACCGTCAAAATGTTTTTAGTGATCAACCAGGAGAAAATTTAGATAGTCGTATTGTAGAAGTAAAAATTCGCTTAACTTCTGAAGATAGTAAAAAAGTTTCTGGCTTAACTAACTTACAAGTACAAACAGCAATTAAATTGTAA
- a CDS encoding DUF6932 family protein: MSLIFDQNGNLLPGIHLATWDEIEEHLAHNTRRRNLLSGLKQGCEILKQCGCQRIYIGGSFVTTKRLTNDFDVCWEDEQVDFKLLQKLDSVLHPSSRRSAQKNKYGGEFLIANITIEDPFTTCLEFFQQDRNGNIKGIVAVDL; this comes from the coding sequence ATGAGTTTGATATTCGATCAAAATGGCAATTTGCTACCAGGTATTCATTTGGCTACTTGGGATGAAATTGAAGAGCATCTAGCTCACAACACACGCCGAAGAAATCTTTTATCTGGACTCAAACAAGGGTGCGAGATATTAAAGCAGTGTGGTTGTCAGAGAATTTATATTGGTGGAAGTTTTGTAACTACTAAAAGACTTACTAATGATTTTGATGTTTGTTGGGAAGACGAACAAGTAGATTTTAAACTCTTGCAAAAACTAGATTCAGTTTTACATCCTAGTAGCAGAAGGTCGGCACAAAAAAATAAATATGGTGGCGAGTTTTTAATTGCTAACATAACTATTGAAGATCCATTTACTACTTGTTTAGAATTTTTCCAGCAAGACCGTAATGGTAATATCAAAGGTATAGTAGCAGTTGATCTCTAA
- a CDS encoding single-stranded DNA-binding protein: protein MNSCILMAEIYDNPQLRHTPDGLEVTEMIVHVAGAKPDDPTHPLKVVGWGNLAKEIHQSYHQGDRVIIEGRLGMNTIDRPEGFKEKRAELTVQKIHAIGQGTYTSSPPAATRTIPVYETPVAPPTYSPTNYESNYPTSAPMPQVTVPQPTYQPVPVQSPSPVGVTPEPDPDDIPF, encoded by the coding sequence ATGAACAGTTGTATTTTGATGGCAGAAATTTACGATAATCCCCAACTGCGTCACACACCAGATGGGTTAGAAGTTACAGAAATGATCGTTCATGTAGCGGGAGCAAAACCAGATGATCCAACGCATCCTTTAAAAGTCGTAGGTTGGGGAAATTTAGCAAAAGAGATTCACCAAAGTTATCATCAGGGCGATCGCGTTATTATTGAAGGGCGCTTAGGTATGAATACAATTGATCGCCCGGAAGGATTTAAGGAAAAACGCGCAGAATTAACAGTCCAAAAGATTCACGCCATCGGACAAGGTACTTATACCAGTTCACCACCAGCAGCCACGAGAACCATACCAGTCTATGAAACCCCTGTAGCGCCACCAACCTACAGCCCTACTAATTATGAATCAAACTATCCCACATCCGCCCCAATGCCCCAGGTAACAGTCCCTCAACCGACATACCAACCCGTCCCTGTCCAGTCTCCATCCCCTGTAGGAGTTACGCCAGAACCCGATCCAGATGACATCCCGTTTTAG
- a CDS encoding GUN4 domain-containing protein gives MVWTLVYFTIPLIILTPEIINNPVGNFIITLVFLCLPFFLIYLFVDEDMKQISQFLAILTKNQRYYQKIHKLIAFITRHLILIIICLLPFLSFSSSYQIQNWIYWHPQHRQENYTQLSQYLQAKNWEDAAKETQSVMLKITNRENNNWLSTRAIETFPCEALQNIDNLWLNASENRFGFSVQTKIWNQENNGQINFNYKIDQKFRQKVGWNPENITHIESHFQLSTDTPIGYLPKPVGTSLAKACVGNLDRLWFGQAVGCYHKIFIRMNDCK, from the coding sequence TTGGTATGGACTTTAGTATATTTTACAATACCTCTAATTATTCTCACACCAGAAATTATTAATAATCCCGTTGGGAATTTTATCATCACTTTGGTATTTTTGTGTTTACCATTCTTCCTCATATATTTGTTTGTAGATGAAGATATGAAACAAATTTCCCAGTTTCTGGCTATACTAACAAAGAATCAACGCTATTACCAAAAAATTCATAAATTAATTGCTTTCATAACTAGACATTTGATATTAATTATAATATGCTTACTTCCATTTTTATCTTTTTCTTCATCCTATCAAATTCAAAATTGGATTTATTGGCATCCTCAGCATAGACAAGAGAATTATACTCAATTGAGTCAATATTTACAAGCTAAAAATTGGGAAGATGCTGCGAAAGAAACACAATCAGTAATGTTGAAAATCACTAATAGAGAAAATAATAATTGGTTAAGTACCAGAGCTATTGAAACTTTTCCTTGTGAAGCTTTACAGAATATAGACAATTTGTGGTTAAATGCTAGTGAAAATAGATTTGGTTTTAGTGTCCAAACTAAAATTTGGAACCAAGAAAATAATGGTCAAATCAATTTTAATTATAAAATAGATCAGAAATTTCGTCAAAAAGTAGGATGGAACCCAGAAAATATAACCCATATAGAATCTCATTTCCAATTATCCACAGATACCCCCATAGGATATTTACCCAAACCTGTAGGAACGTCTTTGGCAAAAGCCTGTGTGGGAAATTTAGATAGGCTTTGGTTTGGACAAGCAGTAGGCTGTTATCACAAGATATTTATTCGCATGAATGATTGTAAATAA
- the devC gene encoding ABC transporter permease DevC, protein MIHKMFRKTPLAWRQLMKEKTRLLVAVAGITFADMLIFIQMGFESALFDAAIQPHRNLQADLLLINPQFQTLFSVKSFSRERLYQALSYNGVKSVSSIYISTGQWRNPETKIDRSILVWGVDPAAPGLKFPELQAKKDNLKQLNQVIFDEASRPEYGEIGKIFRETGKFNAELSGKNVSVKGLFQNGASFAADGNVVVSDSTFLQLFSTRKADQIEVGLITLQPGADIEKVKAQLQIGLNPDPINPFVEVGTPETFAQKEKTYWATGTGIGFIFSLGVIVGFIVGIVIVYQVLYSDVSDHLPEYATLKAMGYTDNYLLRVLLQEALFLAALGYLPAFFLSFGLYQVTFAATLLPIAMKVDRAINVFILTVIMCTVSGTIAMRKLRSADPADIF, encoded by the coding sequence ATGATTCATAAAATGTTTCGGAAAACGCCCCTAGCTTGGCGACAGTTAATGAAGGAAAAAACGCGGCTATTGGTTGCAGTAGCCGGAATTACCTTCGCGGATATGCTGATATTTATTCAGATGGGTTTTGAAAGTGCATTATTTGATGCGGCTATTCAACCTCATCGCAATTTACAAGCAGATTTATTATTAATAAATCCTCAATTCCAAACCCTATTTTCAGTCAAAAGCTTTTCTAGAGAAAGACTTTATCAAGCATTAAGTTATAACGGCGTAAAATCAGTCAGTTCTATTTATATTAGTACAGGACAATGGCGCAATCCTGAAACTAAAATAGATCGATCTATTCTAGTTTGGGGTGTAGATCCGGCTGCACCTGGTTTAAAGTTTCCTGAACTCCAAGCCAAAAAAGATAATCTTAAACAATTGAATCAAGTTATATTTGATGAAGCCAGTCGTCCAGAATATGGAGAAATTGGCAAGATTTTCCGAGAAACTGGCAAGTTTAACGCCGAATTAAGCGGCAAAAATGTCAGTGTTAAGGGTTTATTTCAAAATGGTGCTTCCTTTGCTGCTGATGGAAATGTAGTAGTTAGTGATTCTACTTTTTTGCAGTTATTTTCTACTCGCAAAGCTGATCAAATTGAAGTTGGATTAATTACTCTTCAACCCGGTGCTGATATTGAAAAAGTCAAAGCACAACTACAAATAGGACTAAATCCAGATCCTATAAATCCCTTTGTTGAAGTTGGTACTCCCGAAACATTTGCCCAAAAAGAAAAAACTTATTGGGCGACTGGTACAGGGATTGGTTTCATTTTTAGTTTGGGTGTAATAGTCGGTTTTATTGTTGGTATTGTCATTGTTTATCAAGTTCTTTATTCCGACGTTTCTGATCACTTACCAGAATACGCTACTCTCAAAGCAATGGGTTACACTGATAATTATCTATTGCGAGTTTTATTACAAGAAGCATTGTTCTTAGCTGCATTGGGTTATTTACCTGCATTTTTCCTATCTTTTGGATTATATCAAGTCACCTTTGCCGCAACTCTTTTACCAATAGCTATGAAGGTAGATCGGGCAATTAATGTTTTTATCTTAACGGTAATTATGTGTACTGTTTCTGGCACAATAGCGATGCGAAAACTCCGTTCTGCTGATCCGGCAGATATTTTTTAA
- a CDS encoding TetR/AcrR family transcriptional regulator, whose amino-acid sequence MPKIVDHEQYRKELLSKCFDLFAAKGYAAITMRQISAGLKVSTGTLYHYFPNKQALFEQLVEEISQQDVITALTEFGGKKTLSELMEALGQYLVKNEDYLIKWTYLWVDFCQHQDSKIMLNNSTVFKRANQRCQQVACDLLGVRDVVLASFVLSFVNGVVLEKLWGNENIDFPEQCKLLGKMITAYLQQKVQV is encoded by the coding sequence ATGCCAAAAATTGTTGATCACGAACAATACCGTAAAGAATTACTCAGTAAATGTTTTGATTTATTCGCTGCAAAAGGCTATGCAGCTATTACTATGCGGCAGATTTCTGCGGGTTTAAAGGTTTCCACAGGTACGCTGTATCATTATTTTCCCAACAAACAAGCTTTGTTTGAGCAATTGGTGGAAGAAATTAGTCAGCAGGATGTCATTACAGCTTTAACAGAATTTGGAGGAAAAAAAACCTTATCAGAATTGATGGAAGCTTTAGGTCAATATCTTGTTAAAAATGAGGATTATTTAATTAAATGGACTTATTTATGGGTTGATTTTTGCCAACATCAAGACTCAAAAATAATGCTAAATAATAGCACTGTTTTCAAACGTGCTAATCAACGATGTCAGCAGGTAGCCTGTGATTTATTAGGTGTTCGAGATGTCGTATTAGCATCTTTTGTTTTGAGTTTTGTGAATGGTGTTGTTTTAGAGAAATTGTGGGGTAATGAGAACATTGATTTTCCTGAACAGTGTAAACTTTTGGGAAAAATGATTACAGCATATTTACAGCAAAAAGTCCAGGTTTAA
- a CDS encoding ferredoxin:protochlorophyllide reductase (ATP-dependent) subunit N has protein sequence MTVAQQPEALNFECETGNYHTFCPISCVAWLYQKIEDSFFLVIGTKTCGYFLQNAMGVMIFAEPRYAMAELEEGDISAQLNDYEELKRLCEQIKRDRNPSVIVWIGTCTTEIIKTDLEGLAPKLEADLGIPIVVARANGLDYAFTQGEDTVLAAMAHRCPEKSPVSETEKGERNAIQKLMNFGKKKEDIAQDESEYVNHTPLVLFGSLPDPVVTQLTLELKKQGIKVSGWLPAKRFTELPVIEEGYYVAGVNPFLSRTATTLMRRRKCKLIGAPFPIGPDGTRAWIEKICSVLGITPQGLDEREAQIWENLEEYVQLIRGKSVFFMGDNLLEISLARFLVRCGMTVQEIGIPYMDKRYQAAELALLEKTCQEMGSPLPTIVEKPDNYNQVQRIYDLKPDLVITGMAHANPLEARGINTKWSVEFTFAQIHGFGNARDVLELVTRPLRRNNNLKDLGWDKLVREEAKI, from the coding sequence ATGACTGTTGCTCAACAGCCTGAAGCTTTAAATTTTGAATGTGAAACCGGAAATTATCACACTTTTTGCCCTATTAGCTGTGTGGCGTGGTTATATCAGAAAATTGAAGATAGTTTCTTTTTGGTAATTGGCACGAAAACCTGCGGTTACTTCCTCCAAAATGCGATGGGGGTAATGATTTTTGCTGAACCTCGCTATGCTATGGCTGAGTTGGAGGAGGGAGATATTTCGGCACAGTTGAATGATTATGAAGAATTAAAACGTTTGTGTGAGCAAATTAAACGCGATCGCAATCCTAGTGTAATTGTCTGGATTGGTACTTGCACCACCGAAATTATTAAAACCGATTTGGAAGGTTTAGCACCTAAGTTAGAAGCTGATTTAGGTATTCCCATTGTTGTCGCCCGTGCTAACGGACTCGACTACGCATTTACCCAAGGAGAAGACACTGTGTTAGCCGCTATGGCTCATCGTTGTCCTGAAAAGTCTCCAGTATCGGAAACTGAAAAAGGCGAGCGTAACGCCATTCAGAAGCTGATGAATTTTGGTAAGAAAAAAGAAGACATCGCTCAAGATGAATCTGAGTATGTAAATCATACACCTTTGGTGCTGTTTGGTTCTTTACCTGACCCAGTTGTCACCCAATTAACCTTGGAACTGAAAAAACAAGGTATCAAAGTTTCTGGGTGGCTACCGGCAAAACGGTTTACAGAATTACCTGTGATTGAAGAAGGGTATTATGTCGCTGGTGTCAATCCTTTCCTCAGCCGCACTGCTACAACCTTAATGCGTCGTCGCAAGTGTAAACTCATTGGCGCACCATTCCCCATTGGTCCTGATGGTACTCGCGCTTGGATTGAAAAAATCTGTTCTGTATTGGGAATTACTCCCCAGGGTTTAGATGAAAGAGAAGCGCAGATTTGGGAAAACTTAGAAGAATACGTGCAATTAATTCGCGGTAAATCTGTGTTTTTCATGGGTGATAATTTATTAGAAATTTCCCTAGCGCGGTTCTTGGTGCGTTGTGGCATGACTGTTCAAGAAATCGGCATTCCTTACATGGATAAACGCTATCAAGCTGCTGAGTTGGCTTTGTTAGAAAAAACTTGTCAGGAAATGGGTTCACCTTTACCAACGATTGTTGAAAAGCCAGATAATTATAATCAAGTTCAACGGATTTATGATTTAAAACCTGATTTGGTAATTACTGGTATGGCTCATGCTAATCCATTGGAAGCACGGGGTATTAATACTAAGTGGTCTGTGGAATTTACTTTTGCACAAATTCACGGTTTTGGTAATGCGCGTGATGTTTTGGAGTTGGTAACTCGTCCTTTAAGAAGGAATAATAATTTGAAGGATTTGGGTTGGGATAAGTTGGTGAGAGAAGAAGCAAAGATTTAG